In a single window of the Perca flavescens isolate YP-PL-M2 chromosome 18, PFLA_1.0, whole genome shotgun sequence genome:
- the LOC114573588 gene encoding uncharacterized protein LOC114573588: protein MAYISELNVSLNVSEEQFLQSQGFKKISVDLNKGAGGNDIFLWYKKGSVPITRVQFTFNDNMSVGLSNAGYTKVHKDLNANAGGDYIYLWYFRGSGEFHTPIVDIDVTIDPGSEALKFSTGWEKSACDLNRKAGGNWIHTWVKREKQTYICDVSATASYGSDTDFYKAGYIRVDEDTNREAGGPDVFIWYRQTTDPRRCAHGSE from the coding sequence ATGGCCTACATCTCAGAACTTAATGTGTCCCTCAATGTATCTGAGGAGCAATTTCTCCAATCACAAGGCTTCaagaaaatcagtgttgatCTAAACAAAGGAGCAGGAGGAAATGACATCTTTCTTTGGTACAAAAAAGGATCAGTACCAATCACCAGGGTTCAATTTACATTCAACGATAACATGAGTGTTGGATTGAGCAATGCAGGGTACACAAAGGTCCATAAAGATCTCAATGCAAACGCAGGAGGTGATTACATCTACCTTTGGTACTTCAGAGGGTCCGGGGAGTTCCACACTCCCATAGTGGACATTGATGTCACTATAGATCCAGGAAGTGAAGCCCTGAAGTTCAGCACAGGCTGGGAGAAATCAGCCTGTGATCTGAACCGCAAAGCTGGAGGGAACTGGATCCACACCtgggtgaagagagagaaacaaacctACATCTGTGATGTCTCTGCTACTGCTTCCTACGGATCAGACACCGACTTCTATAAGGCAGGTTACATCCGTGTGGATGAAGATACTAACAGAGAGGCAGGAGGTCCCGATGTCTTCATCTGGTATCGTCAGACCACCGACCCCAGACGATGCGCTCACGGATCTGAATAG
- the LOC114573637 gene encoding uncharacterized protein LOC114573637 codes for MAYISELNVSLNVSEEQFLQSQGFKKISVDLNKGAGGNDIFLWYKKGSVPITRVQFTFNDNMSVGLSNAGYTKVHKDLNANAGGDYIYLWYFRGSGEFHTPIVDIDVTIDPGSEALKFSTGWEKSACDLNRKAGGNWIHTWVKREKQTYICDVSATASYGSDTDFYKAGYIRVDEDTNREAGGPDVFIWYRQTTDPRRALTDLNSSTNDEEYQSLQHQGYTPVNVNLNEGTGGHPVYMWYKKDDGASPIKAMSLVLIHNTVLAYERAGVSVIQRNLNIGTKGSPEFLCFYR; via the coding sequence ATGGCCTACATCTCAGAACTTAATGTGTCCCTCAATGTATCTGAGGAGCAATTTCTCCAATCACAAGGCTTCaagaaaatcagtgttgatCTAAACAAAGGAGCAGGAGGAAATGACATCTTTCTTTGGTACAAAAAAGGATCAGTACCAATCACCAGGGTTCAATTTACATTCAACGATAACATGAGTGTTGGATTGAGCAATGCAGGGTACACAAAGGTCCATAAAGATCTCAATGCAAACGCAGGAGGTGATTACATCTACCTTTGGTACTTCAGAGGGTCCGGGGAGTTCCACACTCCCATAGTGGACATTGATGTCACTATAGATCCAGGAAGTGAAGCCCTGAAGTTCAGCACAGGCTGGGAGAAATCAGCCTGTGATCTGAACCGCAAAGCTGGAGGGAACTGGATCCACACCtgggtgaagagagagaaacaaacctACATCTGTGATGTCTCTGCTACTGCTTCCTACGGATCAGACACCGACTTCTATAAGGCAGGTTACATCCGTGTGGATGAAGATACTAACAGAGAGGCAGGAGGTCCCGATGTCTTCATCTGGTATCGTCAGACCACCGACCCCAGACGTGCGCTCACGGATCTGAATAGCTCCACCAATGATGAAGAATATCAGTCCCTTCAGCATCAAGGTTACACTCCAGTAAATGTTAACCTCAACGAGGGGACCGGAGGCCACCCGGTGTACATGTGGTACAAGAAAGATGACGGCGCCAGTCCCATTAAGGCCATGTCCCTGGTTCTTATCCATAATACTGTACTAGCTTATGAGAGGGCTGGTGTCTCCGTTATCCAAAGAAATCTTAACATAGGTACTAAAGGCAGCCCTGAGTTCCTGTGTTTCTATcggtga